In Flavobacterium lacustre, a genomic segment contains:
- a CDS encoding MotA/TolQ/ExbB proton channel family protein translates to MANVKKESSSNGGGMISGIIIVACITVGWIIWNFIMGAGSNFEGGVNTGHPLPGNYLAMVYKGGPIVPILLGCLLMVIVFSFERYFVISKASGKGSLDVFMKKVQVSINGGNIDEAIAACDKQQGSVANAIKSALVKYQDVKKEGFDSEVASEMIHKEIEEATSLEMPMLEKHMTILSTLVSLGTLAGLLGTVTGMIKAFGALASSGTPDQAMLANGISEALINTATGISTSALAIVMYNLFTSKIDTLTYSIDEAGTAIVNTYRKYRGSLK, encoded by the coding sequence ATGGCAAACGTTAAAAAAGAAAGCAGTTCAAACGGAGGAGGAATGATTTCAGGAATCATCATTGTAGCATGTATTACAGTTGGATGGATAATATGGAATTTCATCATGGGTGCAGGGTCAAATTTTGAAGGCGGAGTAAATACAGGTCATCCACTACCAGGAAACTATTTGGCAATGGTATACAAAGGAGGTCCAATTGTACCGATATTATTAGGATGTTTATTGATGGTAATTGTTTTTTCTTTCGAAAGATATTTTGTTATCTCTAAAGCTTCAGGAAAAGGAAGTTTAGATGTTTTTATGAAAAAAGTACAAGTAAGCATCAATGGTGGTAACATCGACGAAGCTATCGCTGCTTGTGACAAACAACAAGGTTCAGTTGCAAATGCAATTAAATCTGCTTTGGTAAAATACCAAGATGTGAAAAAAGAAGGTTTTGATAGCGAAGTAGCTTCAGAAATGATTCACAAAGAAATCGAAGAGGCAACTTCATTAGAAATGCCAATGTTAGAAAAACACATGACTATTCTTTCTACATTAGTTTCTTTAGGAACTCTTGCAGGATTATTAGGAACAGTAACAGGGATGATTAAAGCGTTTGGTGCATTAGCATCTTCAGGTACTCCAGATCAGGCTATGCTTGCAAACGGTATCTCAGAAGCACTTATCAACACTGCAACAGGAATTTCTACTTCTGCTTTAGCAATTGTTATGTACAACCTGTTTACTTCAAAAATTGATACTTTAACTTACTCTATCGACGAAGCAGGTACAGCAATTGTAAATACTTACAGAAAATACAGAGGAAGTTTAAAATAA
- a CDS encoding tetratricopeptide repeat protein: MNKFKIFGIALMAAVSVGHAQDINQAKKAIDAEQFEKAKSILKSIIQAKPSNGTASFILGNVYLTQSVEDSAKIYFNNGLSATEGAKLNYIGLGQMDLDKNDVTAAQAKFLLATKDMRKKDFEEYVYVARAYMNAAKPDYKSAIAILNRAVVNNSQDAQVQLALGDAYYGDSKQNEAYVAYRNAFQADNTLLRAKMQLGVLLKGAKSYDEALKAYNEVIAINPNYGPVYRELAETYYKIARNKPSKAPENLKTAIGYYEKYMTLTDYSIHSRMRRADFLILVKDYAALEVEANKMIELDKVNPRIFRYLGYAAYENGNVDVAIKSLESFTSTPTNKIIAKDFLYLGLSKIKKGTSADGLTIDPAAFETGFADIKKAIEMEPLAVEDLNEIGKKLFSQKLYKEASLVFELGANNQESKNYLDDNVYYGLALYYANNKKDAVLDPIALQKADDAFAKVLVASPTYHEAYLFRARVNRLLEKDDLMTGFYQEYVAKVTEKGAEELAKPAVKTKFIESYNNIAASYANTDKAKAIEYFNKTLLLDPTNAYATASLKTLK; the protein is encoded by the coding sequence ATGAATAAATTTAAAATTTTTGGAATAGCTCTTATGGCTGCGGTATCCGTTGGTCATGCTCAAGATATAAACCAAGCAAAAAAGGCAATTGATGCCGAACAATTTGAAAAGGCAAAATCGATATTAAAATCTATTATTCAAGCAAAACCATCTAATGGAACAGCTTCGTTTATTTTAGGGAATGTATACCTTACACAAAGTGTTGAGGATTCAGCCAAGATTTATTTTAATAATGGATTGAGCGCTACTGAAGGAGCTAAACTAAATTATATTGGTTTAGGTCAAATGGATTTGGACAAAAATGATGTTACAGCTGCTCAAGCTAAATTTCTTTTGGCAACAAAAGATATGAGAAAAAAAGATTTTGAAGAGTATGTATATGTGGCAAGAGCATACATGAATGCTGCAAAACCGGATTATAAAAGCGCAATTGCTATTTTGAACCGTGCTGTTGTTAATAATTCTCAAGATGCTCAAGTTCAGTTAGCATTAGGAGATGCTTATTATGGTGATAGTAAGCAAAATGAGGCTTATGTTGCTTATAGAAATGCTTTTCAAGCAGATAATACTTTGCTAAGAGCCAAAATGCAATTAGGTGTTTTGTTGAAAGGAGCAAAATCTTATGATGAAGCTTTGAAAGCCTATAATGAAGTAATTGCAATAAATCCAAACTACGGTCCAGTTTATAGAGAACTTGCAGAAACGTATTATAAAATTGCTAGAAATAAACCATCAAAAGCTCCTGAGAATTTAAAAACTGCTATTGGTTATTACGAAAAATACATGACTCTTACCGATTATTCTATTCACTCTAGAATGCGTCGTGCAGATTTTCTTATCCTTGTAAAGGATTATGCCGCTCTTGAAGTTGAAGCAAATAAGATGATTGAGTTAGATAAAGTTAACCCTAGAATCTTTCGTTATTTAGGATATGCTGCTTATGAAAACGGAAATGTTGATGTAGCTATTAAATCATTGGAAAGTTTTACATCTACGCCTACAAATAAAATAATTGCTAAAGATTTTTTATATTTAGGATTATCTAAAATTAAAAAAGGAACTAGTGCTGACGGTTTGACAATAGATCCAGCTGCTTTTGAAACAGGATTTGCTGATATCAAAAAAGCTATAGAAATGGAACCTTTGGCAGTTGAGGATTTAAACGAAATTGGTAAAAAATTATTTAGTCAGAAACTTTATAAAGAAGCTTCTCTTGTATTTGAACTTGGAGCTAATAATCAAGAATCTAAAAATTATTTAGATGATAATGTTTATTACGGTTTAGCGCTTTATTATGCTAATAACAAGAAAGATGCAGTTTTAGATCCTATCGCTTTACAGAAAGCAGATGACGCTTTTGCTAAAGTTTTGGTAGCATCTCCAACGTATCATGAAGCATATCTTTTTAGAGCCAGAGTTAATAGACTGCTTGAAAAAGATGATTTAATGACTGGTTTTTACCAAGAGTATGTTGCTAAAGTTACTGAAAAAGGTGCTGAAGAATTAGCAAAACCTGCTGTGAAAACTAAGTTTATCGAATCTTATAATAATATCGCAGCCAGTTATGCAAATACTGATAAAGCTAAAGCTATTGAGTATTTCAATAAAACTTTATTGTTAGATCCAACAAATGCTTATGCTACTGCTTCTTTGAAAACATTGAAGTAA
- a CDS encoding ExbD/TolR family protein — protein sequence MAKIKMSKKAASIDMTAMCDVAFLLLTFFILTATAKVPEALPVDTPQSTNSAKLPTSDLAIITIGKGKGVVFYDLKGREVRKRALELMGQKYGVTFTEDESAKFALMDDFGVPLENLKSIIAMKAADRSKADQPGIPKDSLNNQLAEWIQNSRIANIELNDKELQFAIKGDAKEQYPAIKKVMDVLQNQKINNFNLVTGLRSKNF from the coding sequence ATGGCTAAAATAAAAATGTCCAAAAAGGCAGCGTCTATTGATATGACTGCCATGTGTGATGTAGCTTTTCTATTGCTTACTTTCTTTATTTTAACTGCAACAGCTAAAGTACCTGAAGCATTGCCGGTAGATACACCGCAATCTACAAATAGTGCAAAATTACCAACATCAGATTTGGCGATTATCACTATTGGTAAAGGGAAAGGGGTAGTATTTTATGATCTAAAAGGGAGAGAAGTTCGTAAAAGAGCTCTTGAATTGATGGGGCAAAAATATGGAGTTACTTTTACAGAAGATGAGTCTGCTAAATTTGCTTTAATGGATGATTTCGGTGTTCCTTTAGAGAACCTGAAAAGTATCATTGCAATGAAAGCTGCTGACAGAAGTAAAGCAGATCAGCCGGGTATACCAAAAGATTCTTTAAATAATCAATTGGCAGAATGGATTCAGAATTCTCGTATAGCAAATATTGAGCTTAACGATAAAGAGTTACAATTTGCTATCAAAGGGGATGCTAAAGAGCAGTATCCTGCGATTAAGAAAGTGATGGATGTCTTGCAGAATCAAAAAATCAATAATTTTAATTTAGTTACGGGTTTACGATCTAAGAATTTTTAA
- a CDS encoding 7-carboxy-7-deazaguanine synthase QueE, with protein MLSKEIQLEVNKGAMLPLMEEFYTIQGEGFHTGTAAYFIRIGGCDVGCHWCDVKESWNAELHPPTSIDLIVANANKYADTVVVTGGEPLTWNMTLLTQRLKEQNLKVHIETSGAYPLTGSWDWICLSPKKNKLPTQTVYDNAHELKVIIYNKHDFIFAEEQAEQVNKNAILFLQPEWSKKEEMTPLIVDYVMNNPKWRVSLQTHKYLNIP; from the coding sequence ATGTTATCAAAAGAAATACAATTAGAAGTCAACAAAGGAGCGATGCTTCCATTAATGGAAGAGTTTTATACGATTCAAGGGGAAGGCTTTCATACGGGAACTGCTGCTTATTTTATAAGAATTGGAGGTTGTGATGTAGGTTGTCATTGGTGTGATGTAAAGGAAAGTTGGAATGCTGAATTGCATCCTCCAACGAGTATTGATTTAATTGTTGCTAATGCAAATAAATATGCGGATACAGTTGTGGTTACAGGTGGAGAACCTTTGACTTGGAACATGACATTATTAACACAGCGGTTAAAGGAGCAAAATTTGAAAGTTCACATAGAAACTTCCGGCGCTTATCCGCTTACTGGATCTTGGGATTGGATTTGTCTTTCGCCAAAGAAAAATAAATTACCTACTCAAACCGTTTATGATAATGCTCATGAGTTAAAAGTTATTATCTATAATAAACACGATTTTATTTTTGCCGAGGAACAAGCCGAACAAGTAAATAAAAACGCTATTTTATTTCTTCAGCCAGAATGGAGTAAAAAAGAAGAAATGACACCACTTATCGTTGATTATGTGATGAATAATCCCAAATGGCGAGTGTCGTTGCAAACACATAAATATTTAAATATCCCTTAA
- a CDS encoding energy transducer TonB, with product MKLDIYKKQWLDIVFEGRNKLYGAYELRKSNPKTMWRSLVIGSLIFALTVSAPMIANLLPDASADDEALNVKLTAIKLPPKKEKPKENLPPPPPPPPKVDQVKFVKPVVAKAEEVTEEPPKITEIKDKKIGSETIKGDPDAELTVEPVGTGTAAVVEEVDNTIYNTAGIEVKPEFPGGMEKFYSYVGKNYQAPEEEGLKGKVYVTFVVEKDGSLTDIKVIRDIGYGTGKEAIRVLNKCPRWNPGEQNGKKVRVLYSLPITIQSAE from the coding sequence ATGAAATTAGATATATATAAAAAGCAGTGGCTTGATATCGTATTTGAAGGTCGTAACAAACTTTACGGAGCTTATGAGTTACGAAAATCAAATCCAAAAACGATGTGGAGATCACTTGTGATAGGATCTTTAATTTTTGCTCTTACTGTAAGTGCACCAATGATTGCTAATTTACTTCCGGATGCATCAGCTGATGATGAAGCTTTGAACGTAAAATTAACTGCAATCAAATTGCCACCTAAGAAAGAAAAACCAAAAGAAAATCTTCCACCACCTCCACCACCTCCACCAAAAGTAGATCAAGTGAAATTTGTGAAGCCAGTAGTGGCAAAAGCAGAGGAAGTTACAGAAGAACCGCCTAAAATCACCGAGATTAAAGACAAGAAAATTGGTAGTGAAACAATAAAAGGTGATCCAGATGCTGAATTAACTGTTGAACCTGTTGGTACAGGTACAGCAGCGGTTGTAGAAGAAGTTGATAACACGATTTATAATACTGCTGGTATTGAAGTGAAACCTGAATTTCCAGGTGGAATGGAAAAATTCTATTCTTATGTAGGTAAGAATTATCAAGCTCCCGAAGAAGAAGGTTTAAAAGGTAAAGTTTACGTGACTTTCGTTGTTGAAAAAGACGGATCTTTGACAGATATTAAAGTAATCAGAGATATAGGTTACGGAACAGGAAAAGAGGCTATACGCGTTTTAAACAAATGTCCTAGATGGAATCCAGGAGAGCAAAATGGTAAAAAAGTTAGGGTACTTTACTCTCTGCCTATTACTATTCAATCTGCAGAATAA
- a CDS encoding YfiT family bacillithiol transferase produces MENAVLEKLQYPIGKFIAPDCYSKSYLEEKIVEISSFPERLKKEVLHLSEEQLDTPYRNEGWTIRQVIQHCADSHMNCFMRIKWTLTEEKPIIKFYYEDRWAELHDNLTMPIQPTLSFLEGLHFRLAYLMKSLSETDLNKSFIHPEHNAEFQLKEIIGTYAWHGNHHLAHITELKKRKNWL; encoded by the coding sequence ATGGAAAACGCTGTATTAGAAAAATTACAATATCCTATTGGAAAATTTATAGCGCCAGATTGTTATTCGAAGAGCTATCTAGAAGAAAAAATAGTAGAAATAAGCAGTTTTCCCGAGCGATTAAAAAAAGAAGTTCTGCATTTATCAGAAGAACAGCTTGACACACCATATCGCAATGAAGGCTGGACCATTCGCCAAGTGATCCAACATTGTGCAGACAGTCACATGAATTGTTTCATGAGAATAAAATGGACATTAACTGAAGAAAAACCAATAATAAAATTTTATTATGAAGATCGCTGGGCAGAATTACATGATAACCTGACTATGCCGATTCAACCAACTCTATCTTTCCTAGAAGGACTCCATTTCCGATTGGCTTATTTGATGAAAAGTTTAAGCGAAACTGATTTAAACAAATCTTTTATTCATCCAGAACATAATGCAGAATTTCAACTAAAGGAAATTATAGGAACTTATGCCTGGCACGGAAACCATCATTTAGCACATATAACCGAATTAAAAAAAAGAAAAAATTGGCTATAA
- a CDS encoding PstS family phosphate ABC transporter substrate-binding protein — MKNYAKFSYFIAVLVVVMFFACNQSSNSKDNKETILKGTTTVLVDETLKPIIEDQIEVFESRYVGTTINLDAKSENEVIRALVKDTASIAILSRTLTSDEMNVFANKKITPKVTKFATDAVAFISSKNTNDTLVALNDIVAFMQGKPVTAIKGLVFDNPNSSTVRYMNALAGIKSIPKTGVFSFKTNDEVIKFVSQNEGMIGIVGVNWLSQPTPAMKEVVDKVNILSVKGKLDSNYYSPTQNNIAEGKYALARDLYIINCQGYSGLGMGFASFVAGDIGQRIVLKSGLLPVRIPPRKLNIRKEINNDKK; from the coding sequence ATGAAAAATTATGCAAAATTCTCGTATTTTATTGCCGTATTAGTGGTTGTTATGTTTTTTGCTTGCAACCAGTCAAGTAATTCAAAAGACAATAAAGAAACTATACTTAAAGGAACTACAACTGTTTTAGTTGATGAAACATTAAAGCCAATAATCGAAGATCAAATTGAAGTGTTTGAGAGTAGGTATGTTGGGACCACAATTAACTTGGATGCTAAATCTGAGAATGAAGTTATTCGGGCACTTGTTAAGGATACAGCGAGTATAGCTATTTTATCAAGAACATTGACCAGTGACGAAATGAACGTTTTTGCAAATAAAAAAATTACCCCAAAAGTAACCAAATTTGCTACAGATGCCGTCGCTTTCATATCCAGTAAAAATACTAATGATACTTTAGTTGCGTTAAATGATATAGTTGCTTTCATGCAAGGCAAACCTGTAACGGCTATCAAAGGGTTGGTTTTTGATAATCCAAATTCAAGCACAGTTAGGTATATGAATGCATTAGCTGGAATTAAATCAATTCCTAAAACAGGCGTTTTTTCATTTAAAACTAATGATGAAGTTATTAAGTTTGTTTCCCAAAATGAAGGTATGATTGGAATAGTTGGCGTTAATTGGTTGTCACAACCTACACCAGCGATGAAAGAGGTTGTTGATAAAGTGAATATATTGAGTGTAAAAGGGAAGTTAGATTCAAACTATTATTCTCCTACTCAAAATAATATTGCAGAAGGAAAATATGCTTTGGCACGCGATTTGTATATTATCAATTGTCAGGGGTATTCTGGTTTAGGAATGGGGTTCGCTTCTTTCGTAGCAGGAGACATCGGTCAGAGAATTGTTTTGAAATCAGGATTGTTGCCTGTTAGAATTCCTCCAAGAAAGCTTAATATCAGAAAAGAAATCAACAATGATAAAAAATAA
- a CDS encoding ExbD/TolR family protein, with amino-acid sequence MAELNTGDGGGGKGGKVRSKKQNSKVDLTAMVDLAFLLITFFMLTTTLSKPQSMDLALPDKETDKDPTKKDVKVDENRTMTILMGENNKLVRYVGILATPVAGGAPKDFAYGKEGIRKELIARKKLVLAYSTAKGKPKNGIIVIIKPGKKSNYRNLVDVLDEMAIVGVDTYAIVNEISPEEQKLLEGK; translated from the coding sequence ATGGCTGAATTAAATACCGGCGACGGTGGTGGTGGCAAAGGTGGAAAAGTAAGAAGTAAAAAGCAAAATTCAAAAGTAGATTTAACTGCTATGGTGGATTTGGCATTCTTATTGATTACATTCTTTATGCTTACGACAACGTTGTCTAAACCTCAATCCATGGATTTGGCTTTGCCAGATAAAGAAACTGATAAAGATCCTACTAAAAAAGATGTTAAAGTTGATGAGAATCGTACAATGACAATTTTAATGGGTGAAAACAATAAATTAGTTCGTTACGTAGGGATTTTAGCGACTCCTGTTGCAGGAGGAGCTCCTAAAGATTTTGCTTATGGTAAAGAAGGAATTCGTAAAGAATTAATTGCTAGAAAGAAATTAGTTCTTGCTTATTCTACTGCAAAAGGAAAACCAAAAAATGGAATCATTGTGATTATCAAACCAGGTAAAAAATCCAACTATCGTAACCTTGTTGATGTGTTAGATGAGATGGCTATTGTAGGAGTTGATACTTATGCAATCGTTAATGAAATTTCTCCAGAAGAACAAAAATTGTTAGAAGGAAAATAA
- a CDS encoding class I SAM-dependent methyltransferase → MKDLFGKAILDYQTNNSPEDLITETSISDEDEMSVAYLFRSYAEMPLIEQKALQLSKGRVLDVGCGAGSHSLTLQNDRNLEVTSIDISPNAIQTCTLRGLKNAKVQDIMVLENEKYDTILLLMNGTGIFGTLKQTAKFLQKLKNLLNPNGQILIDSSDILYMFDDDEDGGKWIPGDGYYGELTFTLRYKNQKEEEFPWLYLDYNTLQNAAFANGLHCEMILEGEHYDYLAKLSI, encoded by the coding sequence ATGAAAGACCTTTTTGGAAAAGCCATACTCGATTATCAAACTAATAATTCTCCCGAAGATTTAATTACTGAAACCTCTATTTCTGATGAAGATGAAATGTCAGTAGCTTACCTATTTCGCTCCTATGCCGAAATGCCTTTAATCGAACAAAAAGCCTTGCAACTTTCTAAAGGCAGGGTTCTAGATGTAGGATGTGGTGCCGGAAGCCATAGTTTGACGTTACAAAACGATCGAAATCTGGAGGTTACATCAATTGATATTTCACCAAACGCAATTCAGACTTGCACTCTTCGTGGTTTGAAAAATGCAAAAGTGCAAGATATAATGGTATTAGAAAATGAAAAATATGACACCATTTTATTATTGATGAATGGAACAGGTATTTTTGGCACACTCAAACAAACTGCAAAATTCTTGCAAAAATTAAAAAATTTACTAAATCCAAATGGTCAAATTCTTATAGACTCATCCGATATTTTATATATGTTTGATGACGATGAAGATGGAGGTAAATGGATTCCCGGAGATGGTTATTATGGTGAATTGACTTTTACTCTGCGGTACAAAAACCAGAAAGAAGAGGAATTTCCTTGGCTATATCTAGACTATAATACATTACAAAATGCAGCTTTCGCCAATGGACTGCATTGTGAAATGATTCTTGAAGGCGAACATTACGATTATCTTGCTAAACTTTCAATCTAA
- a CDS encoding YkgJ family cysteine cluster protein, translated as MKPPLNELGKLAKDKHIENKKYFDKLKKKTPKNIDYVMQELHDTEFKKTDCLQCANCCKTTGPLFTSADIERISKHLRQKPQQFIEQYLRIDEDKDYVLQNVPCTFLDNDNTCFIYDVRPKACREFPHTDRKKFQQIADITLKNIPICPAAYNIVEEMKKKMPF; from the coding sequence TTGAAACCACCTTTAAACGAATTAGGAAAACTAGCCAAAGATAAGCATATCGAAAACAAAAAGTATTTTGATAAGCTGAAAAAGAAGACGCCAAAGAATATTGATTATGTTATGCAGGAATTGCATGATACTGAATTTAAAAAAACAGATTGTTTACAATGTGCTAATTGTTGTAAAACTACAGGGCCGTTATTTACTTCAGCAGATATTGAGCGAATTTCAAAACATTTGCGTCAAAAACCACAGCAGTTTATTGAACAGTATCTTCGTATTGATGAAGATAAAGATTATGTATTGCAGAACGTTCCCTGTACATTTCTTGATAATGATAATACATGTTTTATTTATGATGTGCGTCCAAAAGCATGTAGAGAATTTCCCCATACCGATAGGAAAAAGTTTCAGCAAATAGCAGACATCACTTTAAAAAACATTCCAATTTGTCCCGCGGCGTATAATATTGTAGAAGAAATGAAGAAGAAAATGCCTTTTTAG